The following proteins are co-located in the Candidatus Nitrotoga sp. AM1P genome:
- a CDS encoding histidine phosphatase family protein produces the protein MKVNAQWISRIFVFLALASSATAHAQTVDVKALAERLKQGGYVIVFRHGATNRDQADTDPLNYDNTAKQRLLSEGGKALATQVGASLKALQVPIGKVHTSKFNRAVETGRLIGGTEVASTLDITEGGLVVTPIENDRRAEALRKMAATPPEQGKNTLLVTHKPNIIDAFGKDWFEVKEGEASIFQPDGAGKAVPIARVQAIEWIKAVK, from the coding sequence ATGAAAGTAAACGCACAATGGATTTCCAGGATCTTTGTCTTTCTTGCTTTAGCATCATCAGCCACCGCGCACGCGCAGACAGTCGATGTGAAGGCGTTGGCCGAGCGTTTGAAGCAAGGTGGCTACGTCATTGTCTTTCGCCACGGAGCGACCAATCGCGATCAGGCGGACACTGACCCCCTAAATTACGACAACACGGCCAAGCAGCGCTTGTTGAGTGAAGGCGGCAAAGCATTAGCCACCCAAGTGGGTGCTTCTTTAAAAGCCTTGCAAGTTCCAATTGGCAAGGTTCACACCAGCAAATTCAATCGGGCGGTAGAAACCGGGAGGTTGATCGGTGGCACTGAAGTGGCATCCACTCTCGATATCACTGAAGGCGGCCTCGTCGTCACGCCCATCGAAAATGATCGTCGGGCTGAGGCATTGAGAAAGATGGCAGCGACACCCCCTGAACAGGGAAAGAACACGCTCCTGGTCACGCATAAGCCGAACATCATCGACGCCTTCGGAAAGGATTGGTTCGAAGTAAAAGAGGGAGAGGCATCGATCTTTCAACCGGATGGAGCAGGAAAGGCAG
- a CDS encoding DUF3833 family protein, with the protein MKALGQQADGRFRLEQNVRFEGEPVESRSWMMWQTTPGHYSTTLTEASRLAVGRTDGNRLTLRYPLKGWGLIMHQILDLTNNGRTVVNYGSIRFLGIPIGQLRATIQLTH; encoded by the coding sequence TTGAAAGCCTTGGGTCAACAAGCTGATGGCCGGTTTAGGCTTGAACAAAACGTGCGGTTTGAAGGGGAGCCCGTTGAGTCACGTTCTTGGATGATGTGGCAAACCACCCCGGGTCATTACTCGACAACGCTTACCGAAGCTTCAAGGCTCGCCGTGGGTCGCACCGATGGAAACCGACTAACTTTGCGCTACCCACTGAAGGGTTGGGGCTTGATCATGCATCAAATTCTTGATCTCACTAACAATGGTCGGACTGTAGTGAACTACGGCAGTATTCGTTTCTTGGGCATCCCAATCGGTCAGCTGCGAGCAACGATCCAGTTGACGCATTAA
- a CDS encoding ABC transporter substrate-binding protein — MDALTQTKLSRRHFIQLTLAGSLALQASSHAFAQATGSRVSEEAPLLPPLTPEVETRTLDKLHKAALAQGADLIVYAGGDLPNAQAAVEQAFKTRFPGMNIRILVDLSKYHDARIDNQLARGKLECDVAHLQTLHDYDRWKAEGHLLLYKPLGWEHVYPDFRDPDGAYVAVNVFCFSNIINTGLIPEAEAPRDALDYLDPKWKERIVLTYPHDDDAVLYQFDRIISERGWGYMDQLMTQDVQWIRGTVPARLVVAKGDKAATFTASGPLTTPPGSPSKLILPKNDSFLTWPQTGAIFKAARHPAAAKLYMSWLLSKEMQEGRGLWPVRRDMSSPEGFGPVINYPTYPVRFRAFMQDRARIERLKFQMEHYIGAIQGQNPTQVHGLYPVGR, encoded by the coding sequence ATGGACGCATTAACACAGACAAAACTTTCCCGGCGACATTTTATTCAACTGACGCTCGCAGGATCGTTGGCCCTTCAGGCATCAAGCCATGCATTCGCCCAGGCTACTGGCAGCCGGGTGAGCGAAGAAGCACCGCTTCTGCCGCCGCTTACCCCGGAGGTGGAAACAAGGACGCTCGACAAGCTACACAAAGCCGCCCTCGCTCAAGGCGCTGACCTGATCGTCTATGCGGGCGGAGATCTGCCCAATGCACAGGCCGCCGTCGAACAGGCCTTCAAGACACGCTTTCCTGGCATGAACATCCGCATCCTTGTCGACCTCAGCAAATATCACGACGCGCGGATAGACAATCAGCTTGCGCGCGGCAAGCTTGAATGCGACGTTGCACACCTGCAAACCCTACATGACTACGACCGCTGGAAAGCAGAAGGGCATCTATTGCTCTATAAGCCCTTGGGCTGGGAGCACGTCTACCCGGATTTTCGCGATCCCGACGGAGCCTACGTGGCGGTCAATGTTTTTTGCTTCAGCAATATCATCAATACCGGGCTAATCCCTGAGGCAGAAGCCCCACGCGACGCATTAGACTATCTCGATCCAAAATGGAAAGAGCGGATCGTCCTGACCTATCCGCACGATGACGACGCCGTGCTGTACCAATTTGACCGAATCATCAGCGAGCGCGGCTGGGGCTATATGGACCAGCTGATGACGCAGGATGTGCAATGGATTCGTGGTACGGTGCCGGCACGCCTGGTCGTTGCGAAGGGTGACAAGGCCGCGACCTTTACCGCCTCGGGCCCTTTGACCACGCCTCCCGGCAGCCCGTCCAAGCTCATCCTGCCGAAAAACGACAGCTTTCTCACCTGGCCTCAAACGGGCGCCATTTTCAAGGCTGCGCGTCATCCGGCAGCAGCGAAGCTCTACATGAGTTGGCTGCTGTCGAAGGAGATGCAGGAAGGTCGCGGGCTATGGCCAGTGCGGCGCGACATGTCATCACCGGAGGGATTCGGACCGGTCATCAACTACCCTACTTATCCGGTACGTTTCCGTGCCTTCATGCAGGATCGTGCGCGCATTGAGCGCCTGAAATTCCAGATGGAGCACTACATTGGGGCCATCCAAGGACAGAATCCAACTCAAGTCCACGGACTGTATCCCGTTGGACGATGA
- a CDS encoding MGH1-like glycoside hydrolase domain-containing protein, whose protein sequence is MNMSIASTPPTLQPIKPSSQNAPLSKEKKRLIAREKDEPEWSRWGPYLSERQWGTVREDYSPHGEAWEYFSHDHARSRAYRWGEDGIAGISDKFQHLCLGLALWNERDPILKERLFGLTNNEGNHGEDVKELYYYLDATPTHSYLKMLYKYPQQAYPYAWLVEENGRRGQDMPEFELIDTGVFTDDRYFDVFVEYAKADPHDILMRVTAHNRGPDDAPLHILPQLWFRNEWTWDEQTTKPEMSVSEQNAIRLQHSKLDTYYCHFDGATELLFCDNETNVQRLYGTDNKGYFKDAFHEHIVHGNPHAVNPLQSGTKAAGHFVFTIPAHGKIEVRLRLTRAENTRPFKDFDSIFNLRQAEADEFYAVLQTDIADEDARLIQRQAFAGMIWSKQFYHIDIPIWLKGDPSMPAPPKERHHGRNSEWQHLNNADIISMPDKWEYPWYAAWDLAFHCVTMADIDPVFAKNQLLLMTRVWYMHPNGQIPAYEWAFGDVNPPVHAWAVWEVYKAECDANNGSGDLDFLERELHMLLLNFTWWVNRKDIDGHNVFQGGFLGLDNIGVFDRSAPLPTGGYINQADGTSWMAMYALNLMRIALELAQHNPTYEEIATKFFEHFLYIAHSMNNIGDQGVGLWDEKDQFFYDVLRIPNGRMMPLKVRSMVGLIPFYAVEILEQEILDRLPNFKRRLEWFMKNRPELAALVSRWQEPGRGNRHLLSLLRVHRMKALLRRMLDETEFLSDYGIRSLSRAHKDAPYIFSCIDNPMSVSYQPAESESGMFGGNSNWRGPIWFPVNYLLVTSLRRFAEFYGDEFKIECPTGSGNMLSIHAVADELALRLTRLFRRDDSGQRPVFGDQTKFQEDPQFRDYILFHEYFHGDTGRGVGASHQTGWSGLVAKLLQPHKDD, encoded by the coding sequence ATGAATATGAGTATCGCCTCGACTCCGCCCACATTACAGCCAATAAAACCGAGCAGCCAGAACGCACCCCTCAGCAAGGAAAAAAAACGGCTCATCGCGCGAGAAAAAGATGAGCCTGAATGGTCTAGATGGGGGCCTTACTTAAGCGAACGCCAATGGGGAACGGTCCGTGAGGACTATAGCCCGCATGGTGAAGCCTGGGAATATTTCAGCCACGATCACGCACGCAGTCGCGCCTATCGCTGGGGTGAAGATGGCATCGCCGGGATCAGCGACAAATTCCAGCACTTATGTCTGGGGCTGGCACTGTGGAACGAGCGCGACCCGATTTTGAAAGAACGCCTGTTCGGGTTGACCAACAATGAGGGCAACCACGGCGAAGATGTCAAAGAGCTGTATTACTACCTGGATGCCACACCGACCCACTCTTATCTGAAGATGCTCTACAAATATCCCCAGCAGGCGTACCCCTACGCATGGCTGGTGGAGGAAAATGGGCGGCGTGGCCAGGACATGCCGGAATTCGAGCTGATCGATACTGGCGTCTTTACCGATGACCGCTACTTCGATGTGTTCGTGGAATACGCCAAGGCCGACCCGCACGATATTCTGATGCGTGTTACCGCGCACAATCGCGGCCCTGACGACGCGCCGCTGCACATTCTGCCACAGCTATGGTTCAGAAACGAGTGGACATGGGATGAACAAACCACAAAACCGGAAATGTCAGTCTCTGAACAAAATGCCATCAGACTGCAACACTCAAAATTGGACACTTATTACTGCCACTTCGATGGTGCGACAGAATTGCTCTTCTGCGATAACGAGACCAACGTACAACGCCTGTACGGCACAGACAATAAAGGTTATTTCAAGGATGCTTTTCACGAGCATATCGTTCATGGCAACCCTCACGCCGTCAATCCGTTGCAAAGCGGCACCAAAGCGGCAGGACACTTCGTTTTTACAATACCGGCACATGGGAAGATTGAGGTTCGCTTGCGTCTTACCCGGGCCGAGAACACGCGGCCTTTCAAGGATTTTGATTCCATTTTTAATTTGCGCCAGGCCGAGGCTGACGAATTCTATGCCGTGCTGCAAACCGATATTGCTGACGAAGATGCGCGCCTGATCCAGCGCCAAGCCTTTGCCGGCATGATCTGGAGCAAGCAGTTCTACCACATCGATATTCCCATATGGCTGAAAGGTGATCCGAGCATGCCCGCACCGCCGAAGGAACGACACCACGGACGAAACAGTGAATGGCAGCATCTGAACAATGCAGACATCATTTCAATGCCCGACAAATGGGAATATCCCTGGTATGCCGCATGGGATCTGGCTTTCCACTGCGTCACGATGGCGGACATCGATCCGGTATTCGCCAAGAATCAACTCCTGCTGATGACACGCGTCTGGTACATGCATCCGAATGGACAGATTCCCGCTTACGAATGGGCTTTCGGCGACGTCAATCCACCAGTACATGCATGGGCTGTGTGGGAGGTGTACAAGGCCGAATGCGATGCAAACAATGGCAGTGGTGACCTGGATTTTCTTGAGCGCGAGTTGCACATGCTGCTGCTGAACTTTACCTGGTGGGTCAACCGCAAGGATATCGATGGACACAACGTGTTTCAGGGCGGTTTCCTCGGTTTGGATAACATCGGCGTGTTTGACCGCAGTGCGCCACTACCCACCGGCGGTTATATCAATCAAGCCGATGGCACCAGCTGGATGGCCATGTATGCGCTCAATCTGATGCGTATTGCACTCGAGCTGGCGCAGCATAACCCTACCTATGAGGAGATTGCCACCAAGTTTTTTGAGCACTTTCTGTATATTGCACACTCGATGAACAATATCGGCGATCAAGGTGTCGGCCTGTGGGATGAAAAAGATCAGTTTTTCTACGATGTGCTGCGTATACCCAATGGCAGGATGATGCCGCTCAAGGTCCGTTCCATGGTGGGTCTCATCCCGTTTTATGCCGTGGAGATTCTGGAGCAGGAGATACTTGATCGGCTGCCGAATTTCAAACGGCGGCTGGAATGGTTCATGAAAAATCGTCCCGAGTTGGCAGCGCTCGTCTCTCGCTGGCAGGAACCGGGACGGGGCAACCGTCACCTGCTATCGTTGCTGCGCGTCCACCGCATGAAAGCCCTCTTGCGGCGTATGCTGGATGAGACCGAATTCCTTTCCGACTATGGCATACGATCGCTCTCGCGCGCCCATAAAGATGCGCCCTATATCTTCAGCTGCATCGACAATCCGATGAGCGTCAGCTACCAACCGGCCGAATCAGAATCGGGGATGTTTGGCGGCAATTCCAACTGGCGCGGCCCAATCTGGTTCCCGGTCAATTATCTGTTGGTAACTTCGCTGCGCCGCTTCGCCGAATTTTACGGAGATGAATTCAAAATTGAATGCCCTACCGGTTCCGGAAACATGCTCTCCATTCATGCCGTTGCCGACGAACTGGCACTGCGCTTGACGCGCTTGTTCAGACGCGATGATTCAGGGCAGCGACCAGTGTTCGGCGATCAAACCAAGTTTCAGGAAGACCCACAATTTCGGGACTATATTTTGTTCCATGAGTATTTCCATGGCGACACCGGTCGCGGGGTGGGCGCCTCGCATCAAACCGGCTGGAGTGGCTTGGTAGCAAAGCTGCTGCAACCGCACAAGGACGATTGA